Proteins encoded in a region of the Megalops cyprinoides isolate fMegCyp1 chromosome 3, fMegCyp1.pri, whole genome shotgun sequence genome:
- the crk gene encoding adapter molecule crk, translating to MAGNFDAEDRGSWYWGRLSRQEAVSLLQGQRHGVFLVRDSITCPGDYVLSVSENSKVSHYIINSISNNRQSGTGLAPPRFRIGDQEFDALPALLEFYKIHYLDTTTLIEPISKAKNSGFVSASAGGPQRLEEAEYVRALFDFPGNDDEDLPFRKGDVLRVLEKPEEQWWNAQNSEGRAGMIPVPYVEKYRPASPTSAGSVTAGPGGSAPPGSADGTGAQPATLMGEPGQYAQPSVNTPLPNLQNGPVYARAIQKRVPNAYDKTALALEVGDMVKVTKINVNGQWEGECKGKRGHFPFTHVRLLDQHTPEDELS from the exons ATGGCCGGTAATTTTGACGCCGAGGACCGCGGGAGTTGGTACTGGGGGAGACTGAGCCGTCAGGAGGCGGTTTCCCTTCTCCAGGGACAGAGACACGGCGTGTTCTTGGTCAGAGACTCGATCACTTGCCCCGGCGACTACGTGTTATCCGTGTCCGAGAATTCAAAAGTCTCGCATTATATAATCAACAGCATCAGCAACAACCGACAATCCGGCACAG GATTGGCTCCTCCACGTTTCCGCATCGGGGACCAGGAGTTTGATGCCCTCCCCGCCCTGCTGGAGTTCTACAAGATCCACTACCTGGACACCACCACTCTGATCGAGCCCATCAGCAAGGCTAAGAACTCGGGCTTCGTCAGCGCCAGCGCCGGCGGCCCccagaggctggaggaggcggAGTACGTGCGCGCGCTCTTCGACTTCCCGGGCAACGATGACGAGGACCTGCCCTTCCGCAAGGGCGACGTGCTGCGGGTGCTGGAGAAGCCGGAGGAGCAGTGGTGGAATGCGCAGAATTCGGAGGGCCGCGCCGGGATGATCCCCGTGCCCTACGTGGAGAAGTACCGGCCCGCCTCCCCGACCTCGGCCGGCTCCGTCACGGCGGGCCCCGGGGGGTCGGCCCCGCCGGGCAGCGCAGACGGGACGGGCGCTCAGCCCGCCACGCTGATGGGCGAGCCGGGCCAGTACGCCCAGCCCAGCGTCAACACGCCCCTCCCCAACCTGCAGAACGGACCCGTCTACGCCAGGGCCATCCAGAAGAGGGTGCCCAACGCCTACGATAAGACTGCCCTCGCTCTTGAG GTGGGCGACATGGTGAAGGTGACGAAGATCAACGTGAACGGCCAGTGGGAGGGCGAGTGCAAGGGAAAGCGTGGCCACTTCCCCTTCACACACGTCCGGCTACTGGATCAGCACACCCCCGAGGACGAGCTGAGCTGA
- the LOC118774881 gene encoding leucine-rich repeat-containing protein 75A-like — translation MGTKQTKGAGSEAGPSPQHSGWKRTPTKQRGDLFASFMLRSGDRFGRGGPPPPYQRRIGMIQEMMVMAKEGKQSEATELLKTLRQDLGMESTSLDDVLYRYASFRSLVDPITHDLIISLARYVHCPKTEGDALTAMEKVCRQLTYHLSPHSRWRRQGLLKRKPQACLKAVLSSPPSGGTVDLSGIPLTVRDMERLCSHLQRHAQRVCSLELGFTELTDESFLLLLPTLGALPRLETLALNGNRLTRAVLKELTDVLKDPSSFPAVTWIDLGNNVDIFSLPQPFLVSLRKRCPKQGNLPTILEFGESQASEPDGRGAGGGDEGDEGARTESIEDLRSDTEGEVEGEAEAEGMAEEMAESDKEAQGNGEEAMEEGSKLAVREPAWVGGKETAVTQEQREREGGESVKEQEDTQICPSHLPGSRQSQELSVSRPVGGEVEDWATTKITDNQT, via the exons GGCCGCGGCGGACCCCCGCCGCCGTACCAGCGTCGCATCGGCATGATCCAGGAGATGATGGTGATGGCGAAAGAAGGGAAACAGAGCGAGGCGACCGAGCTGCTGAAGACACTCCGACAG GACCTGGGGATGGAGTCGACGTCTTTGGACGATGTTCTCTACCGCTATGCTAGCTTCCGAAGCCTGGTGGACCCCATCACCCATGACCTCATCATCAGCCTGGCCAGATACGTCCACTGCCCCAAGACG GAAGGAGATGCTCTGACTGCCATGGAGAAGGTGTGCAGGCAGCTGACCTATCACCTGAGCCCCCACTCGCGATGGAGACGGCAGGGGCTGCTGAAGAGGAAGCCGCAGGCGTG TCTGAAGGCGGTGCTGTCTTCCCCCCCATCGGGCGGGACGGTGGATCTGTCGGGGATCCCTCTCACCGTGCGGGACATGGAGCGTCTCTGCTCCCACCTCCAGCGGCACGCCCAGCGGGTCTGCAGCCTGGAGCTGGGCTTCACCGAGCTGACGGACGagtccttcctgctgctgctgcccaccCTGGGCGCCCTCCCCCGCCTGGAGACGCTGGCGCTCAACGGCAACCGGCTGACCCGCGCCGTGCTCAAGGAGCTGACCGACGTGCTGAAGGACCCCAGCAGCTTCCCCGCCGTCACCTGGATCGACCTGGGCAACAACGTGGACATCTTCTCCCTGCCGCAGCCCTTCCTGGTCAGCCTCCGCAAACGCTGCCCCAAGCAGGGCAACCTGCCCACCATCCTGGAGTTCGGGGAGAGCCAGGCCAGCGAGCCGGAcggcaggggggcggggggaggggacGAAGGGGACGAGGGGGCCAGGACGGAGAGCATCGAGGATCTCAGGTCAGACACAGAGGGcgaggtggagggagaggcagaggctgaGGGGATGGCGGAGGAGATGGCCGAATCCGATAAGGAAGCACAGGGGAATGGAGAAGAAGCCATGGAGGAGGGTAGCAAGCTGGCCGTGAGGGAGCCAGCCTGGGTGGGGGGGAAGGAAACAGCTGTTACgcaggaacagagggagagagaggggggagaaagcgtgaaggagcaggaggatACTCAGATATGCCCCTCTCACCTACCCGGCTCCAGACAATCGCAGGAGCTCTCTGTGTCCAGGCCGGTGGGCGGAGAGGTGGAGGACTGGGCGACGACGAAGATTACCGACAATCAGACCTGA